The Listeria cossartiae subsp. cossartiae genome includes a region encoding these proteins:
- a CDS encoding segregation/condensation protein A: MVEMNFKVDAFEGPLDLLLHLIGQLEVDIYDIPMAEITDQYMEFVHTMQEMELDVASEYLVMAATLLAIKSKMLLPKQELEIDYDTLEEEEDPRDALVEKLMEYKRFKEAAKELKEKEAERSFYFSKPPMDLAEYDDGTKVAELDVSLNDMLSAFNKMLRRKKLNKPLHTRITTQEISIDERMDAVLGKLHQQVNHRLRFDELFEEQTKEQLVVTFLALLELMKRKLVEVEQSESFADLYVQGKGEELS; encoded by the coding sequence ATGGTAGAAATGAATTTTAAAGTGGATGCTTTTGAAGGACCACTTGACTTACTTCTTCATTTAATCGGACAATTAGAAGTCGATATTTATGATATTCCAATGGCTGAAATTACGGACCAATATATGGAATTTGTTCATACAATGCAAGAAATGGAATTAGATGTTGCTAGTGAATATTTAGTGATGGCAGCAACGTTACTAGCCATTAAAAGTAAAATGCTACTTCCAAAGCAGGAACTAGAAATCGATTATGATACACTAGAAGAGGAAGAAGATCCACGGGACGCTTTAGTTGAAAAGCTAATGGAGTACAAACGTTTTAAAGAAGCCGCGAAAGAACTAAAAGAAAAAGAGGCCGAACGTAGCTTTTATTTCAGCAAACCACCGATGGATTTAGCGGAATACGACGATGGAACAAAAGTAGCCGAACTAGATGTATCCTTAAACGATATGTTAAGTGCTTTTAACAAAATGCTACGACGTAAAAAGTTAAATAAACCACTTCATACACGAATTACCACACAGGAAATTTCGATTGACGAAAGAATGGATGCTGTTTTAGGAAAATTACACCAACAAGTAAATCACCGCTTACGATTTGACGAGCTATTTGAAGAACAAACGAAAGAACAACTAGTCGTTACGTTTTTAGCGCTACTAGAACTAATGAAACGAAAATTAGTCGAAGTGGAGCAATCGGAAAGTTTTGCGGATTTATATGTGCAAGGTAAAGGGGAAGAACTATCGTGA
- the lysA gene encoding diaminopimelate decarboxylase, producing MTFERLGTMNVNAEGHLEIGGVDTLKLTEKYGTPLYVYDVALIRDRARGFKKTFEELGVKAQVAYASKAFSAVAIYQLMAEEGLSLDVVSGGELYTAIKANFPPERIHFHGNNKSAEEIHMALDYGIGCFVIDNYYEISLLEDILIERNEKASVLIRVTPGIEAHTHDYILTGQDDSKFGFGLTNGQAEKAIKQVLHASASFDLIGLHCHIGSQIFETTGFKLAARRIMDKLVEWHGTLGFDSKVLNLGGGFGVRYTAEDEPLEPSEYVRQIMDEVRDVANSNDIAIPEIWIEPGRSLVGEAGTTLYKVGSRKEVPGIRNYLAVDGGMSDNIRPALYDAHYDAVLAANPEKVAEETVAIAGKCCESGDMLIWDLPLPKSNAGEVLAVFCTGAYGYAMASNYNRIPRPPVVFVENGIDKLVVARETYENLVQNDLSL from the coding sequence GTGACGTTTGAACGGCTTGGAACAATGAATGTAAATGCAGAAGGACATCTCGAAATTGGAGGGGTGGACACTTTAAAGCTTACTGAAAAATATGGTACGCCACTTTACGTTTATGATGTAGCGCTAATCCGTGACCGTGCAAGAGGATTTAAGAAAACTTTTGAAGAGTTAGGCGTAAAAGCGCAAGTGGCTTATGCGAGTAAAGCATTTTCTGCTGTAGCGATTTACCAACTGATGGCGGAAGAAGGTCTGTCGCTTGATGTGGTTTCGGGCGGAGAGCTTTATACCGCAATTAAAGCAAATTTCCCTCCTGAAAGAATTCATTTTCACGGAAATAATAAAAGTGCAGAAGAAATACATATGGCGCTTGATTACGGTATTGGCTGTTTTGTTATCGATAATTATTATGAAATTAGTTTATTAGAAGATATATTAATAGAACGAAATGAAAAAGCTTCTGTGTTAATTCGTGTGACACCGGGAATTGAAGCCCATACACATGATTATATTTTAACAGGACAAGATGATTCGAAATTTGGCTTCGGTCTTACTAATGGGCAAGCTGAGAAAGCAATTAAACAAGTACTTCATGCAAGTGCATCTTTTGATTTAATCGGACTACACTGTCATATTGGTTCACAAATTTTTGAAACGACTGGTTTTAAATTAGCAGCTCGACGGATTATGGATAAATTGGTTGAGTGGCACGGGACGCTTGGTTTTGATTCCAAAGTGCTGAATCTTGGTGGCGGATTTGGTGTTCGTTACACAGCGGAAGATGAGCCACTAGAGCCGAGTGAATATGTGCGCCAGATTATGGATGAGGTCCGTGATGTGGCGAATAGTAATGATATCGCTATCCCCGAAATTTGGATTGAACCCGGCCGTTCGCTTGTTGGTGAAGCTGGTACAACCCTTTATAAAGTGGGATCGCGCAAAGAAGTTCCAGGAATTCGGAATTACCTTGCCGTTGATGGCGGTATGTCAGACAATATTCGTCCAGCGCTATATGATGCGCATTATGACGCTGTTCTTGCAGCCAACCCAGAAAAAGTCGCAGAAGAAACCGTGGCTATCGCAGGGAAATGTTGTGAGTCTGGAGATATGTTAATTTGGGATTTACCGTTACCGAAATCAAATGCCGGCGAAGTGCTAGCAGTCTTTTGTACAGGTGCATATGGTTATGCGATGGCAAGTAATTATAATCGCATCCCAAGACCACCAGTAGTTTTTGTGGAAAACGGAATCGATAAATTAGTCGTTGCCCGCGAAACCTATGAAAATTTAGTGCAAAATGATCTTTCATTATAG
- a CDS encoding ATP-binding protein yields the protein MKIWNSIVGKIWSTIILLLIGILVISGFLVAMIYEKNNITRITKELEEKTSSIITVMKENDEVISTENKNDSALILLDDTMGVIIEQDGKSIYQSQSPDTVSTASANKLIQDKTLDKALDKDNSVTMKYNFKTGDGSLPVEVSAQKFTLANGETGVVYVYQSYHDILKVNQKTMSTLIISGVIAIVITSILSFVFSSRMAFPLREMKKIAIAVSKGNFDNRVPTYTHDEIGELGVAFNDMAKQLKYNISALRQEKEQLSNILVGMADGVIKFSVDKTIILSNPPAEEFLHNWFFSPENTEKVLIPVALNDLLNDTLEKKESQVGEITFADRTYVAILTLLYTGEHVRSIVAVIRDMTEEKQLEKMKSDFVNNVSHELRTPISMLQGYSEAIIDGVAQSDEEVREFAQIIYDESLRIGRLVNDMLDLARMEAGFNQMDNQKLPLAPLLRKVISNFDVLAKENFVELGLELETPDLEYSYDPDRMEQVLINLIMNAIRHTGKEGYAGKVILKQTIDEEQSNLVITVSDNGSGIAEEDIPYLFERFYKVDKARKRGKAVGTGIGLAIVKNIVEAHNGKISVESELGKGSDFIITLPLYK from the coding sequence ATGAAGATTTGGAATAGTATCGTTGGGAAAATTTGGAGTACGATCATCCTGTTATTAATTGGGATTTTAGTTATTTCTGGATTTCTCGTTGCGATGATTTATGAAAAAAATAATATCACCCGAATTACTAAAGAATTGGAAGAAAAAACATCTAGTATTATTACGGTGATGAAAGAAAATGATGAAGTAATTTCTACCGAGAATAAAAATGATTCTGCACTTATTTTGCTGGATGATACGATGGGTGTAATTATTGAACAGGATGGAAAAAGCATCTATCAATCGCAATCACCGGATACAGTTTCCACAGCATCGGCGAATAAATTAATTCAAGATAAAACATTAGACAAAGCGCTAGATAAAGATAATAGTGTCACGATGAAATATAATTTTAAAACTGGGGACGGTTCGTTACCAGTCGAAGTATCAGCCCAAAAATTTACCCTAGCGAATGGCGAAACGGGTGTTGTTTACGTCTATCAATCGTATCATGATATTTTGAAAGTAAACCAGAAGACTATGAGTACGCTAATTATTTCTGGGGTCATTGCGATTGTTATAACCTCTATCCTCTCTTTCGTCTTTTCTTCCCGAATGGCCTTTCCGCTTCGTGAAATGAAAAAGATTGCGATTGCTGTTTCGAAAGGGAACTTTGATAATCGTGTGCCGACTTATACGCATGATGAAATCGGGGAGCTCGGCGTGGCGTTTAATGATATGGCGAAACAATTAAAGTACAATATTAGCGCTCTTAGGCAAGAAAAGGAGCAACTATCGAATATTTTAGTTGGAATGGCAGATGGCGTCATTAAATTCAGCGTGGATAAAACGATTATCCTTAGTAATCCGCCAGCAGAAGAATTTCTGCATAATTGGTTCTTCTCTCCTGAAAATACGGAAAAAGTACTGATTCCAGTAGCCTTAAATGACTTATTAAATGATACGCTAGAAAAGAAAGAGTCCCAAGTGGGTGAGATTACATTCGCTGACCGCACGTATGTCGCGATTTTAACGTTGCTTTATACGGGAGAACATGTGCGGAGTATTGTTGCAGTTATTCGTGATATGACAGAAGAAAAACAACTGGAAAAAATGAAAAGTGATTTTGTTAATAACGTGTCGCATGAACTCAGAACGCCAATTTCGATGCTTCAAGGTTATAGTGAAGCGATTATTGATGGGGTTGCCCAGTCGGATGAAGAAGTGCGGGAGTTTGCGCAAATCATTTATGATGAATCGCTTCGTATCGGACGCTTGGTCAATGATATGCTGGACCTTGCTAGAATGGAAGCTGGATTTAATCAAATGGATAATCAAAAATTACCACTGGCGCCATTACTTCGGAAAGTTATTTCTAATTTTGACGTGCTCGCAAAAGAGAACTTTGTGGAATTAGGCTTAGAATTAGAAACGCCAGATTTAGAATATTCATATGACCCAGACCGCATGGAGCAAGTATTAATTAATTTAATTATGAATGCGATTCGCCATACCGGTAAAGAAGGTTACGCGGGAAAAGTAATTTTAAAACAAACCATTGACGAGGAACAGAGTAACCTTGTTATTACGGTATCCGACAATGGTAGCGGGATTGCGGAAGAAGATATCCCATACTTATTCGAACGTTTTTATAAAGTGGATAAAGCGAGAAAACGTGGTAAAGCAGTGGGGACAGGAATTGGCCTTGCTATAGTGAAAAACATTGTAGAAGCACACAACGGAAAAATTTCAGTTGAAAGTGAACTTGGTAAAGGATCAGATTTTATTATCACCTTGCCTCTCTATAAATAG
- a CDS encoding pseudouridine synthase — MERLQKVIANAGITSRRKAEKLIQEGKVTVNGKVVKELGIKVSGTERIEVEGIQLTKEEHRYFLFYKPRGTVSAVTDDKGRTTVADYFADIPERLYPVGRLDYDTSGLLLMTNDGDFANLLMHPKNEVSKTYIARIKGIPEREVIRQLERGVVIDGRKTAPAKVKVRSSDKTKDKAIVEITIHEGRNRQVRKMFEAVGFEVQKLSREEYSFLNLRGLNAGERRELSHHEVKQLKTEARFGKNKK, encoded by the coding sequence ATGGAACGTTTACAAAAAGTAATTGCAAATGCAGGTATTACTTCAAGAAGAAAAGCAGAAAAGCTTATTCAAGAAGGTAAGGTAACAGTGAACGGGAAAGTAGTGAAAGAATTAGGTATAAAAGTAAGTGGTACGGAACGAATCGAAGTGGAGGGAATTCAACTAACAAAAGAAGAACACCGCTATTTCCTTTTTTATAAACCAAGAGGAACCGTGTCGGCTGTAACAGATGATAAAGGCCGCACAACCGTAGCCGATTATTTTGCGGATATTCCAGAACGACTGTATCCGGTTGGACGACTTGATTATGATACATCTGGTTTATTATTAATGACCAATGACGGGGATTTTGCTAACTTGCTAATGCACCCGAAAAATGAAGTTTCTAAAACATATATTGCACGTATTAAAGGTATTCCTGAACGAGAAGTGATTCGCCAATTAGAGCGCGGAGTTGTTATTGATGGTCGTAAAACAGCGCCAGCCAAAGTAAAAGTGCGTTCTTCTGACAAAACGAAAGACAAAGCAATTGTTGAAATCACGATTCACGAAGGGCGAAATCGCCAAGTACGTAAAATGTTTGAAGCAGTTGGTTTTGAAGTACAAAAACTATCAAGGGAAGAATACTCGTTCTTGAATTTACGTGGTTTGAACGCAGGGGAAAGACGAGAATTGTCCCATCATGAAGTAAAACAATTAAAAACAGAAGCAAGATTCGGTAAAAATAAAAAGTGA
- the scpB gene encoding SMC-Scp complex subunit ScpB, with translation MNREQQLGVLESLLFAAGDAGLSTEQLTEVMEITHIEALNLLELLSERYNGNADRGLILLELAGSFQLATKKAHAEFLRKLVEVPSNTVLSQASLETLAIIAYRQPVTRMEVDEVRGVQTDGPIRTLVAKGLVTDKGRVDGAGRAKLYVTTSEFLDAFGLNSLEDLPKLADPAADEPDQNEMDLFFDRFNQSKEQEEE, from the coding sequence GTGAACAGAGAACAACAATTAGGCGTATTAGAGAGTTTGCTTTTTGCTGCGGGAGATGCGGGACTTTCCACGGAGCAATTAACGGAAGTCATGGAAATCACGCATATTGAAGCACTCAATTTATTAGAGCTTTTAAGTGAACGATATAACGGGAATGCAGACAGAGGACTTATTTTATTAGAGTTAGCTGGATCGTTTCAATTAGCTACCAAAAAAGCACATGCGGAATTTTTACGGAAGTTAGTCGAAGTTCCAAGCAATACCGTTTTATCGCAAGCGTCATTAGAAACTTTAGCGATTATTGCCTATCGTCAACCAGTAACAAGAATGGAAGTCGATGAGGTTCGCGGTGTTCAAACAGATGGTCCGATTAGAACCCTTGTTGCTAAAGGACTCGTAACCGATAAAGGACGTGTTGACGGAGCTGGACGGGCAAAACTTTACGTTACGACAAGCGAGTTTTTAGATGCTTTCGGACTTAATTCTTTAGAGGATTTACCAAAGCTTGCTGATCCAGCGGCAGATGAACCAGATCAGAACGAAATGGACCTGTTTTTTGACCGGTTTAACCAAAGTAAAGAACAGGAGGAGGAATAA
- the xerD gene encoding site-specific tyrosine recombinase XerD, which translates to MNDLIEDFLHFLIVERGLSANTIKAYQRDLHYFVSYMETSKNLTDPNILERSDIVGFMAFARQEGKSARSVARYIASLRSFFHYLMHDGKMSHDPMIQIETPKQAQSLPKVLNLDDVEKLLSSSDTSTPLGLRDQAMMEILYATGLRVTELVRLKMDDLHLHMGFIQTIGKGDKERIIPLGKTATTVLEQYLEEARPKLRRPKYRNDFVFLNHHGQGLTRQGFWKILKGIAKESGIEKPITPHTLRHSFATHLLENGADLRSVQELLGHADISTTQIYTHVTKLRLKDVYKQFHPRA; encoded by the coding sequence ATGAATGATTTAATTGAAGATTTTTTACATTTTTTAATTGTAGAGAGAGGCTTATCCGCTAATACCATCAAAGCTTATCAGCGAGATTTACACTATTTTGTTTCTTACATGGAAACTTCTAAGAATTTGACGGATCCAAATATACTTGAAAGAAGCGATATAGTGGGATTTATGGCGTTTGCTAGGCAAGAAGGAAAGTCAGCAAGAAGTGTCGCGCGATATATTGCCTCACTACGATCATTTTTTCATTATTTAATGCACGATGGGAAAATGTCACATGATCCAATGATCCAAATTGAAACACCAAAGCAAGCGCAAAGCCTACCCAAAGTTTTAAATTTAGATGATGTGGAAAAGTTACTTAGTTCATCGGATACTAGTACCCCGCTCGGACTAAGAGACCAAGCAATGATGGAAATTTTATATGCGACAGGGCTTCGTGTAACGGAACTTGTTCGACTGAAAATGGACGATTTGCACCTTCATATGGGTTTTATTCAAACGATTGGTAAAGGCGATAAAGAAAGAATTATCCCGCTTGGAAAAACGGCAACAACCGTTTTAGAACAATACTTAGAGGAAGCAAGACCAAAACTTCGCAGACCAAAATATCGAAATGATTTTGTCTTTTTAAATCATCACGGTCAAGGTCTGACGAGACAAGGCTTCTGGAAAATTTTAAAAGGAATTGCGAAAGAGTCGGGGATTGAAAAGCCGATTACACCGCATACTTTGCGTCATTCATTCGCCACCCATTTGCTTGAAAACGGGGCTGATTTAAGATCGGTACAAGAGCTCCTTGGTCATGCCGATATCTCCACTACGCAAATTTATACACACGTAACAAAACTGCGCCTAAAAGATGTCTATAAGCAATTTCACCCGCGCGCTTAA
- the fur gene encoding ferric iron uptake transcriptional regulator, which produces MEGRIGRIKAQLHDASYKLTPQREATVRVLLENEKDHLSAEEVFLRVKDIAPDTGLATVYRTLELLTELRVVDKINFGDGVSRYDLRQEGAKHFHHHLVCLECGSVEEIQEDLLEDVEKIVESKWNFLVKDHRLTFQGVCADCRQKTKKE; this is translated from the coding sequence ATGGAAGGTCGTATTGGACGCATTAAAGCACAACTTCATGATGCTAGTTATAAATTAACACCACAGCGAGAAGCTACTGTTCGCGTTTTACTGGAAAATGAAAAAGATCATTTAAGTGCTGAGGAAGTTTTCTTGCGTGTGAAAGATATTGCGCCTGACACTGGTCTTGCAACTGTTTATAGAACGCTTGAGCTTTTAACAGAGCTACGCGTGGTAGATAAAATTAATTTTGGTGATGGCGTATCTCGTTACGATTTGAGACAAGAAGGCGCCAAGCATTTCCACCACCATTTAGTTTGTTTAGAATGTGGATCTGTGGAAGAAATTCAAGAAGATTTACTAGAAGATGTGGAAAAAATCGTTGAATCGAAGTGGAACTTTCTTGTTAAAGATCACCGTTTGACTTTCCAAGGGGTTTGCGCGGATTGCCGACAAAAAACTAAAAAAGAATAA
- a CDS encoding response regulator transcription factor, with product MSEQVRVLVVDDEDRIRRLLKMYLERENYRIEEASDGDQALSMALNNNYEVILLDLMMPGKDGIEVCRELREFKSTPVVMLTAKGEEANRVQGFEVGADDYIVKPFSPREVVLRVKAVLRRAKQSSEESAGGTPGDIITFPHLKIDNEAHRVIVDGKEIGLTPKEYDLLYYLAKSPDKVFDRESLLKEVWRYEFFGDLRTIDTHVKRLREKLHDVSEDAARMIVTVWGLGYKFEIPED from the coding sequence ATGAGTGAACAAGTTAGAGTGCTTGTTGTGGATGATGAGGACCGGATACGCCGCCTTCTGAAGATGTATCTTGAAAGAGAGAACTATCGTATTGAAGAAGCTAGTGATGGTGATCAAGCATTGAGCATGGCGCTAAACAACAATTATGAAGTAATCCTACTTGATTTAATGATGCCTGGCAAAGATGGCATTGAAGTTTGTCGTGAACTGAGGGAGTTTAAATCGACACCAGTTGTCATGTTGACAGCTAAAGGAGAAGAAGCTAACCGCGTACAAGGTTTTGAAGTGGGCGCAGATGATTACATCGTGAAACCATTTAGCCCAAGAGAAGTTGTACTGCGAGTGAAGGCTGTTCTTCGTCGTGCGAAACAATCTTCGGAAGAATCGGCTGGCGGAACACCGGGAGATATTATTACGTTCCCACATTTGAAAATCGATAACGAAGCGCATCGTGTTATTGTTGATGGGAAAGAAATCGGTTTAACACCGAAAGAATATGATTTACTGTATTATTTAGCGAAATCCCCAGATAAAGTGTTTGATCGTGAGTCCCTTTTAAAAGAAGTGTGGCGGTATGAATTCTTTGGTGATTTAAGAACCATTGATACACATGTCAAACGATTACGTGAAAAACTACATGATGTATCAGAAGACGCTGCGAGAATGATTGTAACAGTTTGGGGTCTTGGATATAAATTTGAAATTCCTGAAGATTAA
- a CDS encoding acyl-CoA thioesterase — MEKRQTKFCKESLVIKTSRVFPSDTNNHNTLFGGRLMTYIDDTASISASRHCRTEIVTASTDSVDFLKPIKNDHSVCLESYVASTGRSSMEIFVKIIAENLKTGERYLAATSFLTFVALDSDGKTVEVPLVEPETEEQKRIHAGAEARSIARKIRLKENQSLAESLSTDIPW, encoded by the coding sequence ATGGAAAAAAGACAAACAAAATTTTGTAAAGAATCTTTAGTTATTAAAACAAGCCGGGTTTTCCCGTCAGATACGAACAACCATAACACCCTTTTTGGTGGGAGATTGATGACGTACATTGATGACACAGCTTCGATTAGTGCATCCCGTCATTGTCGCACAGAAATCGTAACAGCTTCAACAGACTCAGTGGACTTTTTAAAACCAATTAAAAATGACCACTCCGTTTGTTTAGAGTCTTATGTTGCTTCTACTGGAAGAAGTTCGATGGAAATTTTCGTTAAAATCATTGCGGAAAATTTAAAAACAGGCGAGCGTTATTTAGCCGCAACGTCCTTTTTAACATTTGTTGCGTTAGATTCAGACGGCAAAACAGTGGAAGTGCCGCTTGTTGAACCAGAAACAGAAGAACAAAAAAGAATTCACGCTGGAGCAGAAGCGAGAAGCATCGCACGTAAAATTCGCTTAAAAGAAAATCAATCATTAGCGGAATCGTTGTCTACGGATATTCCGTGGTAA
- the deoB gene encoding phosphopentomutase — MPDKFKRVHVVVMDSVGIGEAPDAAAFGDFDVDTFGHIAKHVGGLNMPEMGKLGLSNIREIDGIKKAEKPLAYYTKMQEASNGKDTMTGHWEIMGLYIDTPFRVFPDGFPDDLINQIEEKTGRKVIGNKPASGTEIMDELGEEHVKTGALIVYTSADSVLQIAAHEDVVPLEELYEICEFCRKITLDDPYMLGRIIARPFVGEPGAFVRTPNRHDYALKPFKPTVMDALKDGGKDVIAIGKISDIFDGEGVTESIRTKSNMDGMDQFITVLDKDFNGMSFLNLVDFDALFGHRRDPQGYADALVDFDGRLVEVMEKLTDDDLLIITADHGNDPTYSGTDHTREFVPLLVYSPRFKNGGSELELRKTFADLGATVADNFDVKMPEYGQSFLKDLK; from the coding sequence ATGCCAGATAAATTTAAACGAGTACATGTAGTTGTAATGGATTCAGTCGGTATTGGAGAAGCACCAGATGCTGCTGCGTTTGGCGATTTTGATGTCGATACATTTGGACATATTGCAAAACACGTTGGCGGATTAAATATGCCTGAAATGGGCAAATTAGGTTTATCCAATATTCGTGAAATCGACGGAATTAAAAAAGCAGAAAAACCACTTGCTTACTATACAAAAATGCAAGAAGCCTCGAACGGTAAAGATACAATGACAGGTCACTGGGAAATTATGGGACTTTACATTGACACGCCTTTCCGCGTTTTCCCAGATGGATTTCCTGATGATTTAATCAACCAAATTGAAGAAAAAACAGGTCGCAAAGTAATCGGGAATAAACCGGCAAGCGGCACAGAAATTATGGATGAGCTTGGCGAAGAGCATGTTAAAACAGGCGCGTTAATTGTTTATACATCCGCTGACTCTGTTTTACAAATCGCGGCGCATGAGGATGTTGTTCCTTTAGAAGAGCTATACGAAATTTGTGAATTCTGCCGCAAAATCACGTTGGATGATCCGTACATGCTTGGTCGAATTATCGCACGTCCATTCGTTGGTGAGCCAGGTGCGTTTGTTAGAACGCCAAATCGCCATGATTATGCGCTAAAACCTTTTAAACCAACAGTAATGGATGCTTTAAAAGATGGTGGTAAAGATGTGATTGCGATTGGTAAAATTTCTGATATTTTTGACGGTGAAGGTGTGACAGAATCTATCCGCACCAAATCTAATATGGACGGAATGGATCAATTTATCACAGTATTAGATAAAGACTTTAATGGTATGAGTTTCTTGAACTTAGTTGACTTTGATGCACTTTTCGGACATCGTCGTGATCCTCAAGGTTATGCGGATGCGCTTGTTGATTTTGATGGTCGCTTAGTAGAAGTGATGGAAAAGCTGACTGATGATGATCTTTTAATTATTACAGCTGACCACGGAAATGACCCAACTTACTCTGGCACAGACCACACTCGTGAGTTTGTACCATTACTTGTATACTCACCACGCTTTAAAAATGGTGGTTCTGAATTAGAATTACGCAAAACATTTGCCGATCTCGGCGCAACTGTTGCTGATAATTTTGATGTAAAAATGCCAGAATATGGACAAAGTTTCTTAAAAGACTTGAAATAG
- a CDS encoding ECF transporter S component encodes MKNYSMKVFVSVAVLGTLAFILMMLQFPLLPSAPFLKLDFSDIPALIGGLLFGPLAVILVELIKNVLLYIVSGSPVGVPIGELSNFINGIVYVLPIYYLFHWFRSTKGMVLSTAIGTLVMTVVMSIFNYFILLPFYIKLGGLPADTDVAWLVTYAIIPFSLLKGVIVSAVFLLLYSRLKKWIAKNQTVKERRKFEKRQQETSH; translated from the coding sequence ATGAAGAATTATTCAATGAAGGTTTTTGTAAGTGTGGCGGTTCTTGGTACATTAGCATTTATTTTAATGATGCTACAATTTCCGCTACTACCGAGTGCACCATTTTTAAAGCTTGATTTTAGTGATATTCCAGCTTTGATTGGTGGCTTATTATTCGGACCACTCGCAGTGATTTTAGTAGAACTAATCAAAAATGTGCTACTTTATATTGTGTCAGGTAGTCCAGTAGGTGTTCCGATTGGAGAATTATCCAATTTTATTAATGGTATTGTATATGTATTACCGATTTATTATTTATTTCACTGGTTTCGCTCAACAAAAGGAATGGTGCTTTCAACAGCAATTGGAACGTTAGTAATGACAGTTGTAATGTCGATATTTAATTATTTCATTTTATTACCATTTTACATTAAACTTGGTGGACTTCCGGCGGATACAGATGTCGCTTGGTTAGTCACATATGCGATTATACCATTTAGTTTATTAAAAGGAGTCATCGTCAGTGCTGTATTCTTACTGCTATACTCCAGATTGAAAAAATGGATTGCTAAAAATCAAACTGTAAAAGAACGCCGCAAATTTGAAAAAAGACAACAAGAAACAAGCCATTAA
- a CDS encoding purine-nucleoside phosphorylase, with the protein MSLEKVNEAVAKIRESYAGTPKIGLILGSGLGVLADEVNNPTKLSYSEIPHFPVSTVEGHAGQFVFGELENKEVVAMQGRFHFYEGYSMQDVTFPVRVMKELGVEVLVVTNAAGGVNELYSAGDLMLISDHINFTGTNPLIGPNDEHFGPRFPDMSEAYNLALRVDARLIAQELNLTIREGVYAGFSGPTYETPAEIQMMRTLGADAVGMSTVPEVIIANHAGLRVLGISCITNMAAGILDQPLSHTEVIETTDQVRSTFLQYVKAIVAKIS; encoded by the coding sequence ATGAGTTTAGAAAAAGTAAATGAAGCAGTTGCGAAAATTAGAGAAAGTTACGCTGGAACGCCAAAAATCGGTTTGATTCTTGGGTCAGGTTTAGGTGTACTTGCAGACGAAGTGAACAATCCAACAAAACTTTCTTACAGCGAAATCCCACATTTTCCTGTTTCTACAGTAGAAGGACATGCTGGACAATTTGTTTTTGGTGAGTTAGAAAATAAAGAAGTTGTTGCGATGCAAGGACGTTTCCACTTTTATGAAGGCTATTCGATGCAAGATGTTACTTTCCCAGTTCGTGTTATGAAAGAACTTGGTGTAGAAGTACTTGTCGTGACGAATGCAGCTGGTGGTGTAAACGAATTGTACTCTGCTGGAGACTTGATGTTGATTTCTGATCACATTAACTTTACTGGAACGAACCCGCTTATCGGACCAAATGACGAGCATTTCGGCCCACGTTTCCCAGATATGTCAGAAGCTTATAATTTAGCTTTACGTGTCGATGCGAGACTGATTGCGCAAGAGCTTAATTTAACTATCCGTGAAGGTGTTTATGCTGGTTTCAGCGGCCCAACTTACGAAACGCCTGCTGAAATTCAAATGATGCGTACACTTGGAGCGGATGCGGTTGGAATGTCCACTGTACCAGAAGTAATCATTGCCAACCATGCTGGATTACGCGTACTAGGTATCTCTTGTATTACGAATATGGCGGCCGGAATTCTGGACCAACCACTTTCTCATACAGAAGTTATCGAAACAACGGATCAAGTTCGCAGCACGTTTTTACAATATGTAAAAGCAATTGTTGCTAAAATTTCTTAA